One window from the genome of Mumia sp. ZJ1417 encodes:
- a CDS encoding LytR C-terminal domain-containing protein translates to MSRGLRTFLTMSVLTAVLVGGTYMGVRLLFAKPPSLPEVAANTCRNRTLEPGEQLSTNQVRVNVLNAGGRSGMANRTMINLQTAGFLPGTISNAPEDARIANVRVVAREPNRVDARLVGAQFKGKVQYTKGAPGDDASVEVLIGKKFAGMKKKQIESIKAKNRVTICVPDLTEPVS, encoded by the coding sequence ATGAGCCGGGGGTTGCGCACGTTCCTGACGATGTCGGTGCTCACCGCCGTCCTCGTCGGCGGCACCTACATGGGTGTCCGCCTGCTGTTCGCCAAGCCACCGAGCCTGCCCGAGGTCGCGGCCAACACCTGCCGCAACCGCACGCTCGAGCCCGGCGAGCAGCTCTCCACCAACCAGGTGCGGGTCAACGTCCTCAACGCCGGCGGCCGCTCCGGCATGGCCAACCGCACGATGATCAACCTGCAGACCGCAGGCTTCCTCCCGGGAACGATCAGCAACGCGCCGGAAGACGCCCGCATCGCCAACGTCCGTGTGGTGGCCCGCGAGCCCAACCGCGTCGACGCCCGCCTGGTCGGCGCGCAGTTCAAGGGCAAGGTTCAGTACACGAAGGGCGCACCCGGCGACGACGCGAGCGTCGAGGTCCTCATCGGCAAGAAGTTCGCCGGCATGAAGAAGAAGCAGATCGAGTCGATCAAGGCCAAGAACCGCGTGACGATTTGCGTCCCGGACCTGACCGAGCCGGTGTCCTGA
- a CDS encoding type II toxin-antitoxin system VapB family antitoxin, translating to MIFRGVGEGKPYPEHGLTQSQWAKLPPQQVRLDTLITIKRQLDLASLLDEDSTFFGDLFPHVVGWQGGLYLEDGLHRALRAALQQRQVMHARIYTMDR from the coding sequence GTGATCTTCCGAGGAGTGGGCGAGGGCAAGCCGTACCCAGAGCACGGCCTGACCCAGAGCCAGTGGGCGAAGCTGCCTCCGCAGCAGGTCCGACTGGACACGCTCATCACGATCAAGCGACAGCTCGATCTGGCCAGCCTCCTCGACGAGGACTCGACGTTCTTCGGCGACCTGTTTCCGCACGTCGTCGGTTGGCAGGGCGGGCTCTACCTCGAGGACGGTCTGCACCGCGCACTGCGTGCAGCCCTCCAGCAGCGCCAGGTGATGCACGCTCGCATCTACACGATGGACAGGTGA
- a CDS encoding DNA polymerase III subunit gamma and tau, which translates to MDEPMALYRRYRPETFAEVIGQTHVTEPLRHALANNRVNHAYLFSGPRGCGKTTSARILARALNCERAPVADPCGECQSCRDLARGGPGSIDVIEIDAASHGGVDDARDLRERAFFAPVNSRYKVYIIDEAHMVSSQGFNALLKLVEEPPPHLKFIFATTEPEKVIGTIRSRTHHYPFRLVPPKVLTSYLEELGRTEGVPLEPTALPLVVRAGGGSVRDTLSVLDQLISGADDLGVTYDLAAALLGYTPDSLLDEVVDAFAAGDGGAVFAAVDKVVETGQDPRRFAEDLLQRLRDLVIVANVPDAISIGLIDIPGDRAERIENQAARFGRADLTRAADVVSAGLTELRGATAPRLLLELVCARILLPGADATPDGIQARLDRIERRLAMVGDAPQAAAPAPAPATAPTPAPAPAPVAAPASTAPAPTPTPAAAPAAAPVEARAEQPPATPGTVGVADVRRLWPDILDKVRALRRFTWVMLSQNAQVHSLEGNTVTVGLVNAGARDSFARSGSDGILGTALSEVLGGTWRVEAVVDPSAAGGALPPTPAPHQRPPESPAPAAAAPPESSQGAAPEAPTASVVPPAPTRPERASADAIAAARATLREDSGRPEAYDPDHHARADDPAMDNDGLSHEELLSRTLGAQVISEIPHD; encoded by the coding sequence GTGGACGAACCCATGGCGTTGTACAGGCGGTATCGCCCGGAGACCTTTGCCGAGGTGATCGGCCAGACGCATGTGACCGAGCCGCTGCGGCACGCGTTGGCCAACAACCGCGTCAACCACGCCTACCTGTTCTCAGGTCCGCGCGGCTGCGGCAAGACGACGAGCGCCCGCATCCTCGCGCGCGCCCTCAACTGCGAGCGTGCTCCTGTCGCCGACCCGTGCGGTGAGTGCCAGAGCTGCCGCGACCTCGCGCGCGGTGGCCCCGGCAGCATCGATGTCATCGAGATCGACGCCGCGAGCCACGGTGGTGTCGACGACGCGCGTGACCTGCGCGAGCGGGCATTCTTCGCCCCGGTCAACAGCCGCTACAAGGTCTACATCATCGACGAGGCCCACATGGTCTCGAGCCAGGGCTTCAACGCGTTGCTCAAGCTCGTCGAGGAGCCACCCCCGCACCTCAAGTTCATCTTCGCGACGACCGAGCCCGAGAAGGTCATCGGCACGATCCGCTCGCGGACCCACCACTACCCGTTCCGGCTCGTCCCGCCGAAGGTCCTCACCTCGTACCTCGAGGAGCTCGGCCGTACGGAGGGGGTGCCGTTGGAGCCGACCGCGCTCCCGCTCGTCGTCCGTGCCGGCGGCGGCTCGGTTCGCGACACGCTGAGCGTGCTCGACCAGCTGATCAGCGGTGCCGACGACTTGGGGGTCACGTACGACCTCGCCGCGGCGCTGCTCGGCTATACGCCTGACTCGCTGCTCGACGAGGTCGTCGACGCCTTTGCCGCGGGAGACGGTGGAGCGGTCTTCGCCGCAGTCGACAAGGTCGTCGAGACGGGGCAGGACCCGCGCCGCTTCGCCGAGGACCTCCTCCAGCGCCTGCGCGACCTCGTGATCGTCGCGAACGTGCCCGACGCGATCTCGATCGGCCTCATCGACATCCCCGGCGACCGTGCAGAGCGCATCGAGAACCAGGCCGCGCGCTTCGGCCGTGCCGACCTGACCCGTGCTGCCGACGTCGTCAGTGCGGGGCTGACCGAGCTGCGCGGGGCCACGGCGCCGCGGCTGCTGCTCGAGCTCGTCTGTGCGCGCATCCTCCTGCCCGGTGCTGACGCCACGCCCGACGGTATCCAGGCGCGGCTCGACAGGATCGAGCGACGACTGGCGATGGTGGGCGACGCCCCGCAGGCTGCTGCGCCAGCTCCGGCTCCCGCTACTGCTCCCACGCCGGCGCCGGCCCCCGCGCCTGTGGCGGCCCCTGCGTCGACGGCGCCGGCGCCGACGCCCACACCCGCAGCGGCACCTGCAGCGGCTCCCGTCGAGGCACGGGCCGAGCAGCCGCCCGCGACGCCGGGCACGGTCGGAGTCGCCGACGTCCGCCGACTGTGGCCCGACATCCTCGACAAGGTGCGCGCGCTGCGGCGGTTCACCTGGGTCATGCTCAGCCAGAACGCCCAGGTGCACTCGCTCGAGGGCAACACCGTCACCGTCGGTCTCGTCAACGCCGGTGCGCGCGACTCGTTCGCCCGCAGCGGCTCGGACGGCATCCTCGGCACCGCACTCTCCGAGGTCCTCGGCGGGACGTGGCGTGTCGAGGCGGTCGTCGACCCGTCCGCCGCAGGGGGCGCTCTGCCTCCGACACCTGCGCCGCACCAGCGTCCGCCGGAGTCCCCGGCGCCGGCGGCTGCGGCTCCGCCCGAGTCGTCGCAAGGGGCTGCGCCCGAGGCGCCCACCGCTTCCGTGGTGCCTCCTGCCCCGACGCGACCGGAGCGCGCGAGCGCCGACGCGATCGCCGCCGCCCGCGCGACCCTGCGCGAGGACTCCGGTCGCCCGGAGGCGTACGACCCCGACCATCACGCGCGTGCCGACGATCCCGCGATGGACAACGACGGCCTGAGCCACGAGGAGCTCCTCAGCCGCACGCTCGGCGCGCAGGTCATCAGCGAGATCCCGCACGACTGA
- a CDS encoding alpha/beta hydrolase codes for MTSWQPDVLGPGYEQHRIDLGEDPDGEGRIDATLVRRVPHADETPTGSVLYVHGFSDYFFQTELADFFAARGFAFYALDLRKCGRSLQPGHTAHFVSDLALYDAELERALAIVRAEQADDVVLAAHSTGGLILPLWLDRRRTPGERGDGVAGLILNSPWFDLQGARYLRSVGTEVVKLVGRVKPTTVIKLPPGDAYGASLASSHFGEWEFNTAWKPISGFPVTFGWLRAIRLAHARFHRGLDIGVPALVLRSTRSHVASDYSDAVDSADAVLDVRQIARWSGCLGGDTHVVPIEGARHDVFLSTEGPRKRAYEVVDTWLRQEARLVVGPQELPAG; via the coding sequence ATGACCAGCTGGCAGCCGGACGTGCTGGGCCCCGGGTACGAGCAGCACCGCATCGACCTGGGCGAGGACCCCGACGGCGAGGGCCGCATCGACGCCACCCTCGTACGCCGCGTGCCGCACGCCGACGAGACGCCGACCGGGTCGGTTCTCTATGTCCACGGGTTCAGTGACTACTTCTTCCAGACCGAGCTCGCCGACTTCTTCGCGGCGCGCGGGTTTGCGTTCTACGCGCTCGACCTCCGCAAGTGCGGTCGCTCGCTGCAGCCGGGGCACACCGCACACTTCGTCTCCGACCTCGCGCTGTACGACGCCGAGCTCGAGCGGGCGCTGGCGATCGTGCGCGCCGAGCAGGCCGACGACGTGGTGCTCGCGGCGCACTCGACCGGCGGGCTGATCCTGCCGCTGTGGCTCGACCGCCGCCGTACGCCTGGGGAGCGCGGTGACGGGGTCGCCGGGCTGATCCTCAACAGCCCATGGTTCGACCTGCAGGGCGCGCGCTACCTGCGCTCGGTCGGCACCGAGGTCGTCAAGCTCGTCGGTCGCGTGAAGCCGACGACCGTCATCAAGCTGCCGCCCGGCGACGCGTACGGGGCGAGCCTGGCCTCGTCGCACTTCGGTGAGTGGGAGTTCAACACCGCCTGGAAGCCGATCTCGGGCTTCCCCGTGACGTTCGGGTGGCTGCGTGCGATCCGGCTCGCCCACGCCCGGTTCCACCGCGGCCTCGACATCGGGGTGCCCGCGCTCGTCCTGCGCTCGACCCGCAGCCACGTCGCGAGCGACTACTCCGACGCCGTCGACTCCGCTGACGCCGTGCTCGACGTGCGCCAGATCGCGCGCTGGTCGGGCTGCCTGGGCGGCGACACTCACGTGGTGCCGATCGAGGGAGCGCGTCACGACGTCTTCCTGTCGACCGAGGGCCCGCGCAAGCGCGCGTACGAGGTCGTCGACACGTGGCTGCGTCAGGAGGCGCGGCTTGTCGTGGGGCCCCAGGAGCTCCCGGCCGGATGA
- a CDS encoding aminodeoxychorismate/anthranilate synthase component II: protein MLLIDNYDSFVHNLAQYVRELGAQATVVRNDAVDVDALERMRRAGAFTHLVLSPGPGAPSGAGVSVDAVRAFGSSTPILGVCLGHQAIGEAYGARVVRAPRPVHGVPSLIHHDGLGVYAGMDGPLVAARYHSLIVEGLPDALVPTAWNAEGVLMGVRHREHPVEGVQVHPESILTPRGHDLLVNFLSPDVRA, encoded by the coding sequence GTGCTGCTCATCGACAACTACGACTCGTTCGTGCACAACCTCGCGCAGTACGTGCGGGAGCTCGGTGCCCAGGCCACCGTGGTGCGCAACGACGCGGTCGACGTCGACGCGCTGGAGCGGATGCGCCGTGCCGGAGCGTTCACGCACCTCGTCCTCTCGCCCGGACCGGGCGCGCCCTCCGGAGCCGGTGTCAGCGTCGACGCCGTCCGTGCGTTCGGCTCGTCCACGCCGATCCTGGGCGTCTGCCTCGGGCACCAGGCGATTGGCGAGGCGTACGGGGCGCGGGTCGTGCGGGCGCCGCGTCCGGTGCACGGCGTGCCGTCGCTGATCCACCACGACGGGCTCGGCGTGTATGCAGGGATGGACGGGCCGTTGGTCGCGGCGCGCTACCACTCACTCATCGTGGAGGGCCTCCCCGATGCGCTGGTCCCGACCGCCTGGAACGCCGAGGGCGTGCTCATGGGCGTGCGTCACCGCGAGCACCCGGTCGAGGGCGTGCAGGTGCATCCGGAGTCGATCCTGACCCCGCGTGGGCACGATCTCCTCGTGAACTTCCTGTCCCCAGACGTTCGAGCGTGA
- a CDS encoding DedA family protein — translation MDRPEGPAVTVWLFFFVVVFLRAQATYWIARVAAVQVLTRPHPTGGWRARTHDWLEGDSAQRGADVVRRWGALAVPVSFLTVGAQTVINAGAGVVQMPFMRYLLAMIPGCMVWALVWTTIGMSAFYAAVGAGLTTGWGIALAALTVVGVVAAVVVFRRRSRARA, via the coding sequence GTGGATCGCCCCGAAGGACCCGCCGTCACGGTGTGGCTGTTCTTCTTCGTCGTCGTCTTCCTGAGGGCGCAGGCGACGTACTGGATCGCGCGGGTCGCCGCCGTCCAGGTGCTCACCCGCCCCCATCCGACCGGCGGTTGGCGAGCCCGCACCCACGACTGGCTCGAGGGCGACTCGGCCCAGCGCGGCGCCGATGTCGTACGACGGTGGGGCGCGCTCGCGGTGCCCGTCTCGTTCCTGACCGTCGGTGCGCAGACCGTGATCAACGCGGGCGCGGGCGTCGTCCAGATGCCGTTCATGCGCTATCTGCTCGCGATGATCCCCGGCTGCATGGTGTGGGCGCTGGTGTGGACGACGATCGGGATGTCGGCGTTCTACGCGGCGGTCGGTGCCGGTCTGACGACGGGGTGGGGCATCGCGCTCGCGGCGCTCACCGTCGTCGGCGTGGTCGCCGCCGTGGTCGTGTTCCGCCGCCGCTCACGGGCTCGGGCGTAG